Proteins encoded together in one Roseiconus lacunae window:
- a CDS encoding N-acyl amino acid synthase FeeM domain-containing protein, translating to MRYKIANSVDELRQSFSLIYESYRHAGLVAEKPSGIRLTPFHLLKSTEVFVTLLEDVVVSTISLAGDGDLGLPLESIYADNVRIIRRRGLKMAEIGSLADRRESPVRFIETFAGMGRLLAQVAMARGYDGLVAATHPKHARLYSRILPFEQIGCEVSCPYANGNPAVMLALVFEDHHGSELYERFFGSLSQSSDTSSQPWSEETRNYFAQFVDHREPAIDGELAAMR from the coding sequence TTGCGTTACAAAATCGCGAATTCAGTCGACGAGCTTCGCCAGTCCTTTTCACTGATCTACGAATCGTACCGTCACGCGGGCCTTGTCGCCGAAAAACCGAGCGGGATTCGGTTGACCCCATTTCACCTGCTCAAATCGACGGAAGTCTTTGTCACCTTGTTGGAAGACGTGGTCGTTTCAACGATTTCTCTTGCCGGTGACGGCGACTTGGGATTACCCCTGGAGTCGATCTATGCAGACAACGTCCGTATCATCCGCCGACGTGGTTTGAAAATGGCAGAGATCGGCAGTTTGGCCGACCGCCGTGAATCGCCGGTTCGGTTTATCGAGACCTTTGCGGGGATGGGGCGCCTGCTTGCGCAAGTCGCAATGGCGCGGGGCTATGATGGGCTTGTCGCGGCGACTCACCCCAAGCATGCGCGGCTCTATTCACGGATCCTTCCGTTCGAGCAAATCGGTTGCGAAGTTTCATGCCCGTACGCCAACGGAAACCCTGCGGTCATGTTGGCATTGGTGTTTGAAGACCATCATGGGTCTGAGCTTTATGAACGCTTCTTTGGATCGTTGAGTCAATCGTCGGACACCTCGTCACAGCCTTGGTCCGAAGAGACCCGCAACTACTTCGCCCAGTTCGTCGATCACCGCGAACCGGCGATTGACGGAGAACTCGCAGCGATGCGTTAA
- a CDS encoding YdcF family protein, which produces MDTNDMTLSNHANRWRRRFWAMGAVFVVTMIALSFASVRGLVMQPLVVHHSDARGEIAYVMADGPAYWERLFAASDLYHFGRIKSIYLLEERQSSSHNFERGTNDTRLQRAIDYLDMRGVPASAIVPVPMGEPSWLSSRDEAKWLAQMNQSLEGIVVVTSPPHTRRSLLCFRRVFSDQTPIAVYSATSPDSSVETHLPLWIEYVKLVAYWIAA; this is translated from the coding sequence GTGGACACCAATGACATGACGCTCAGCAATCACGCGAACCGGTGGCGGCGTCGGTTTTGGGCGATGGGTGCGGTGTTCGTTGTCACAATGATTGCTTTGTCATTTGCCAGCGTTCGTGGTCTGGTGATGCAACCGTTGGTGGTTCACCATTCCGATGCTCGTGGAGAGATCGCCTATGTGATGGCAGACGGTCCGGCCTACTGGGAACGATTGTTTGCCGCGTCAGATCTTTACCATTTCGGACGGATCAAATCGATCTACTTGCTCGAAGAACGACAGTCGTCGTCGCATAACTTCGAGCGTGGAACCAACGACACGCGGTTGCAACGTGCGATCGATTACTTGGACATGCGAGGCGTTCCGGCGTCGGCGATCGTTCCCGTGCCGATGGGCGAACCGAGTTGGTTGAGTTCTCGCGATGAAGCAAAGTGGCTCGCTCAGATGAACCAGTCGTTGGAAGGCATCGTGGTGGTGACATCTCCGCCGCACACCCGACGGAGCTTGCTTTGTTTTCGCCGTGTGTTTTCCGATCAGACGCCGATCGCGGTCTATTCGGCGACCTCGCCCGATTCGAGCGTCGAAACCCATTTGCCTCTCTGGATCGAGTATGTGAAGTTAGTGGCCTATTGGATCGCCGCATGA
- a CDS encoding FemAB family XrtA/PEP-CTERM system-associated protein, protein MSSVRVDSWPAEWPNDCPPRELKLAGHDARWLNSICRGLSHRGYLLTHRSSENGTGLLPLVFVKGPLFGKFLVSLPYINTGGVWAGNAGVASELIDAACNLADELNVKYLELRHEQAVEHPRLNFARTDKVHMRLALPETDEELNKSFKSKLRSQIKKSGSYGATVHFGRQELLAEFYNVFAHNMRDLGTPVFSVRLFREILNAFEDDAELCVVRNESQAVAGGLLIHSNGVSEVPSASSLREFNRTGANMWMYRHLLRRAIERGSHTFDFGRSSEDSGTYKFKAQWGAVPSPATWQYYVRQGDPNDMRPDADGKKRLVELWTKLPVSLTRIIGPPIVRGIP, encoded by the coding sequence TTGAGTTCTGTACGCGTTGATTCCTGGCCGGCTGAGTGGCCGAACGATTGTCCTCCCCGTGAACTCAAACTGGCCGGGCACGATGCCCGCTGGCTCAACAGCATCTGCCGCGGACTGTCCCATCGCGGCTACCTGCTCACCCACCGGTCTTCAGAAAACGGCACTGGTCTGCTGCCGCTCGTCTTCGTCAAAGGCCCGCTGTTCGGAAAGTTCCTCGTCAGTTTGCCTTACATCAATACCGGTGGTGTTTGGGCGGGCAACGCAGGGGTCGCAAGCGAACTGATCGATGCGGCGTGCAACTTGGCCGATGAATTGAACGTCAAGTATCTGGAACTGCGGCACGAGCAGGCGGTTGAACACCCGCGTTTGAATTTTGCCCGCACCGATAAAGTTCACATGCGGCTCGCGCTACCGGAAACCGACGAGGAGCTGAACAAGTCGTTTAAATCTAAGTTGCGCAGTCAAATCAAGAAATCGGGAAGCTATGGGGCGACGGTTCATTTTGGCAGACAGGAATTGCTTGCCGAATTCTACAACGTGTTCGCTCACAACATGCGTGACTTGGGAACACCAGTGTTCTCGGTACGTCTGTTTCGCGAGATCTTAAACGCGTTTGAAGACGACGCAGAATTGTGTGTCGTTAGAAACGAGTCACAGGCAGTGGCCGGAGGGTTGCTGATTCACAGCAACGGCGTCAGCGAAGTGCCAAGCGCCAGTAGCTTGCGTGAGTTCAACCGAACCGGGGCGAACATGTGGATGTATCGTCACCTGCTTCGCCGTGCGATCGAACGTGGCAGTCACACATTTGATTTCGGACGCAGCAGCGAAGACAGCGGCACCTATAAATTCAAAGCCCAGTGGGGCGCCGTCCCGTCTCCTGCAACATGGCAATACTATGTTCGCCAAGGTGACCCTAACGACATGCGTCCAGACGCGGACGGAAAGAAACGACTGGTCGAGCTTTGGACGAAGCTGCCGGTAAGTCTCACGCGGATCATCGGACCACCGATCGTTCGCGGGATTCCGTAG
- a CDS encoding lamin tail domain-containing protein, with translation MANSNTDAGNWIEIYNDSSVASVDLGDLMIEVSGGFGFPSLPVVPGDLLGVNLDPLQFLIVVDTMGGSLSQFHNYWGPAASNTVILGANFFTPLQFYDPLTISVIQGSTVTDQIDMATADWPTIEPNQSIYVDPTKLDENHIGSNWSVSQFPYLPSGASPPSEAQAGTPGSFAAMVPEPSTLITFCCLSLTSCLRRRRHR, from the coding sequence ATGGCGAACTCCAACACTGACGCCGGTAATTGGATCGAAATCTATAACGACTCGTCGGTCGCAAGTGTTGATCTTGGCGACCTAATGATCGAGGTGTCCGGTGGGTTTGGCTTTCCTTCCTTGCCCGTAGTCCCGGGTGATTTATTGGGTGTTAATCTTGATCCATTGCAGTTTCTGATCGTTGTCGACACGATGGGAGGTTCCCTTAGTCAGTTTCACAACTACTGGGGTCCAGCAGCGAGTAATACCGTCATTTTGGGAGCGAATTTTTTCACGCCCCTGCAGTTTTACGACCCACTGACTATATCGGTTATTCAGGGAAGTACAGTCACTGATCAAATTGATATGGCAACAGCCGATTGGCCCACCATCGAACCCAATCAAAGCATCTACGTTGATCCAACGAAGCTTGACGAAAACCATATCGGATCGAATTGGTCGGTGTCCCAATTCCCTTACCTTCCCTCGGGTGCTTCACCGCCTTCGGAAGCCCAAGCGGGAACCCCAGGATCGTTTGCGGCAATGGTGCCCGAACCGAGTACACTAATCACCTTCTGTTGTCTGTCTTTGACGAGTTGTCTACGGCGCCGTCGCCATCGGTGA
- a CDS encoding patatin-like phospholipase family protein — protein MLRRPRSEWADATVMLGGGGARGLAHLGAVRAIGHSGLGIGRLVGVSMGALMASLIAAERDVERAESMARDFLISDRYRALQKTVLDAAIGTHGKDETNDRWLRRWRSVFWIQKAISRAARTESLLPATLLETITDELLPDINIEDLRLPLHLIAVDLKTGERISLSEGPLRQAVRASMSIPGIFPAVEIDGRRLSDVGVYDAVPCDIAIDLMSGQGELIVVDVSPTESSNADCRTAIQSILRFQELAESRIRQQQLKLADLVVRPQVGSVAWFDFTNPDPLIEAGYDAAHAVLQQS, from the coding sequence ATGCTTCGCCGACCGCGAAGTGAATGGGCGGACGCGACCGTGATGCTTGGCGGCGGCGGTGCGCGTGGTCTTGCGCATCTGGGAGCCGTCCGGGCGATCGGTCATTCCGGGCTCGGAATTGGGCGGTTGGTTGGCGTCAGCATGGGAGCATTGATGGCGTCGCTAATCGCAGCCGAACGTGATGTCGAACGCGCCGAGTCGATGGCTCGGGACTTCTTAATCTCCGACCGCTATCGAGCGTTGCAAAAGACGGTGCTCGACGCCGCCATTGGGACACACGGCAAAGACGAAACCAACGATCGGTGGCTAAGACGCTGGCGCAGCGTATTCTGGATTCAAAAAGCGATCAGTCGCGCCGCTAGAACAGAATCGCTCCTCCCGGCAACGCTGCTGGAAACGATCACCGACGAGCTGCTGCCGGACATCAACATCGAAGATTTACGTTTGCCGCTACACCTGATCGCCGTTGATCTGAAAACGGGTGAGCGAATTTCACTCAGTGAAGGCCCCTTGCGACAAGCCGTTCGGGCATCGATGTCAATCCCCGGAATTTTCCCGGCCGTTGAAATCGACGGACGCCGCTTGAGCGACGTCGGTGTCTACGATGCGGTTCCCTGCGATATCGCCATCGATCTTATGTCGGGGCAGGGTGAACTGATTGTCGTTGACGTCAGTCCGACAGAGTCGAGCAATGCAGACTGCCGGACGGCGATTCAATCCATTTTAAGATTCCAAGAACTCGCCGAGTCGAGGATCCGACAACAACAGCTCAAACTCGCGGACCTCGTGGTGCGTCCCCAAGTTGGCTCGGTCGCCTGGTTTGATTTCACCAATCCCGATCCGCTGATCGAAGCCGGCTATGACGCGGCCCATGCGGTGCTTCAGCAATCGTAA